Proteins encoded in a region of the Streptomyces violaceoruber genome:
- a CDS encoding NADH-quinone oxidoreductase subunit NuoF family protein → MNEALPDVPEVRVVGLPQLTSGFDLVERLDLPMHLKVHGPLEPLGGEQLAQLSERINLKGRGGAGFPFHKKLRSVAEAAIKRGVRPVVVVNGSEDEPACRKDTVLINRAPHLILDGALLCAEAMGARTLVIGVTRESTQRSMEAALAERGLSNGRRSALRARVQRNPVRMVTGAAASLIRSIDGGPAIPPGRKVSASRSGVGGAPTLLSNAETFAQLAIAARIGPERYGNTGLYDEPGTVMLTVSGAVARPMVIEVPTGVPLRYVLQLAGAPPVPQGVLTGGYHGKWIDAATVDEAIVSRNSLQQVGGSLGAGAILPIGQDTCPLGESLRVAQWLAEESAGQCGPCYLGLPAAARGLEDILNGGGPAALEAVKQVAKNVKRRGACSHPDGSAMFLESTVKAFTDDLAAHVLGNGCGRPVEGVLPLFEGGRAPTGVPGGGEENGPSRQKIFVDWTLCRGHGLCADILPEVFQLGADGFPTVAQAEVPRFAEAKAVRAVRRCPALALRIEEDTRGQAPASRTNLPVLSQGRGRRALGR, encoded by the coding sequence TTGAACGAGGCCCTGCCCGACGTCCCGGAGGTCCGCGTGGTCGGGCTTCCCCAGCTCACGTCGGGCTTCGACCTTGTCGAGCGGCTCGATCTGCCGATGCACCTCAAGGTGCACGGCCCGCTCGAACCGTTGGGCGGGGAGCAGCTCGCGCAGCTCTCCGAACGCATCAACCTGAAGGGCCGCGGCGGCGCGGGCTTCCCCTTCCACAAGAAGCTGCGCTCGGTCGCCGAGGCGGCGATCAAGCGCGGCGTACGGCCGGTCGTGGTCGTCAACGGCAGCGAGGACGAGCCGGCCTGCCGCAAGGACACGGTCCTGATCAACCGTGCCCCGCACCTGATCCTGGACGGCGCGCTGCTGTGCGCCGAGGCCATGGGCGCCCGCACCCTCGTCATCGGGGTCACCCGCGAGTCCACCCAGCGCTCCATGGAGGCCGCCCTGGCCGAGCGCGGCCTGAGCAACGGCCGCCGGTCCGCCCTCCGCGCGCGTGTGCAGCGCAATCCGGTGCGCATGGTGACCGGTGCGGCGGCCTCGCTGATCCGCTCCATCGACGGCGGCCCGGCGATCCCGCCCGGCCGCAAGGTCAGCGCCTCCAGGAGCGGCGTCGGCGGCGCGCCGACCCTGCTGTCCAACGCCGAGACCTTCGCCCAGCTGGCGATCGCCGCCCGCATCGGCCCGGAGCGCTACGGCAACACCGGCCTGTACGACGAGCCGGGCACCGTGATGCTCACGGTCTCCGGCGCGGTGGCCCGGCCGATGGTGATCGAGGTCCCGACGGGCGTGCCGCTGCGCTACGTCCTCCAGCTGGCCGGCGCTCCGCCGGTGCCGCAGGGCGTGCTGACCGGCGGCTACCACGGCAAGTGGATCGACGCGGCGACCGTCGACGAGGCGATCGTCTCCCGCAACTCCTTGCAGCAGGTGGGCGGCTCGCTCGGCGCGGGCGCGATCCTGCCGATCGGTCAGGACACCTGCCCGCTGGGCGAGTCCCTGCGGGTGGCGCAGTGGCTGGCCGAGGAGAGCGCCGGCCAGTGCGGCCCCTGCTACCTGGGCCTGCCGGCCGCCGCGCGGGGGCTGGAGGACATCCTGAACGGCGGCGGTCCGGCCGCCCTGGAGGCGGTCAAGCAGGTCGCGAAGAACGTGAAGCGGCGCGGTGCCTGCTCGCACCCGGACGGCTCGGCGATGTTCCTGGAGTCGACCGTCAAGGCGTTCACGGACGACCTGGCCGCCCATGTCCTCGGCAACGGCTGCGGTCGGCCCGTGGAGGGCGTTCTGCCGCTCTTCGAGGGGGGCAGGGCCCCGACCGGCGTCCCCGGCGGCGGGGAGGAGAACGGCCCGAGCCGCCAGAAGATCTTCGTCGACTGGACGCTGTGCCGGGGACACGGGCTGTGCGCGGACATCCTCCCGGAGGTCTTCCAGCTCGGCGCCGACGGCTTCCCGACCGTCGCGCAGGCCGAGGTGCCGCGGTTCGCGGAGGCCAAGGCGGTGCGGGCGGTGCGCCGCTGCCCGGCGCTGGCGCTGCGGATCGAGGAGGACACCCGCGGGCAGGCGCCGGCCTCGCGCACCAACCTTCCGGTGCTGTCCCAGGGCCGGGGCCGCCGGGCGCTCGGGCGCTGA
- a CDS encoding ferric reductase-like transmembrane domain-containing protein — protein MVTNDSTVDDTFAQFLNFGAGVLSLVFLSCSVIWGLLAQDRIVLDTRQRILAQAVHRTTAVASVVFLLVHIVVKLVLDHTTWVAAVLPFGLLATEDEAFGGRAVLIGFGTLASMLMIFVGVTGALRNRFASPAPVAARWRAMHMLAYPAWCLALLHGLYAGRAAKPVFVVLYALSVVGVMAALALRAAPRPVKRKVADRIAGLLGTGERPAREEDEEAAENRPRATAALPGYEGAGRSRSRGASPSAPLYEPAERLTAPEPPSGFAAAYRAVSGPSGAGRPPLTADPAAARLPSDLRPTEAMPVVDGGGSTSGSWPIPSPPPVGEAPPSAYDPLNDTGHTIPVYGTTEAVDHSAAYSAQYSAPPAPGYGSSDVYDTRETNAVHDTYYPSDTYNSGPAPEPTPGAPSPSHDFDAPGSGEPWNTPSGGLN, from the coding sequence GTGGTGACGAACGACAGCACGGTGGACGACACCTTCGCCCAGTTCCTGAACTTCGGCGCCGGCGTCCTCTCCCTCGTCTTCCTCAGCTGCTCGGTGATCTGGGGTCTGCTCGCCCAGGACCGGATCGTCCTCGACACCCGGCAGCGGATCCTGGCCCAGGCGGTGCACCGGACCACCGCGGTCGCCTCGGTCGTCTTCCTGCTGGTGCACATCGTGGTCAAGCTGGTCCTGGACCACACCACCTGGGTCGCCGCGGTCCTCCCGTTCGGGCTCCTGGCCACGGAGGACGAGGCGTTCGGCGGCCGGGCCGTCCTCATCGGCTTCGGCACCCTGGCCAGCATGCTCATGATCTTCGTGGGGGTCACCGGAGCCCTGCGCAACCGCTTCGCCTCCCCGGCCCCGGTCGCGGCCCGCTGGCGGGCCATGCACATGCTGGCCTATCCGGCGTGGTGCCTCGCCCTGCTGCACGGGCTCTACGCGGGTCGCGCCGCGAAGCCGGTCTTCGTGGTCCTGTACGCCCTGTCCGTGGTCGGCGTCATGGCGGCCCTGGCACTGCGCGCGGCGCCCCGCCCGGTCAAGCGCAAGGTCGCCGACCGGATCGCCGGCCTCCTCGGGACCGGGGAGCGGCCCGCCCGCGAGGAGGACGAGGAGGCGGCGGAGAACCGGCCGAGGGCCACCGCCGCCCTGCCCGGCTACGAGGGCGCCGGGCGGTCCCGGTCACGCGGCGCGTCCCCGTCCGCCCCGCTGTACGAACCCGCGGAGCGCCTCACCGCGCCGGAGCCCCCGAGCGGCTTCGCGGCGGCCTACCGTGCCGTGTCCGGCCCCTCGGGCGCGGGCCGGCCGCCGCTGACGGCCGACCCCGCCGCCGCCCGGCTGCCGTCCGACCTGCGGCCCACCGAGGCGATGCCGGTCGTGGACGGCGGCGGCAGCACCTCGGGCAGCTGGCCCATACCCTCGCCGCCCCCGGTCGGCGAGGCACCCCCGTCGGCCTACGACCCGCTCAACGACACCGGACACACCATCCCGGTCTACGGCACCACGGAGGCGGTGGACCACTCCGCGGCCTACTCCGCGCAGTACTCCGCGCCCCCTGCCCCGGGCTACGGCTCGAGTGACGTGTACGACACCCGTGAGACGAACGCGGTCCACGACACGTACTACCCCAGCGACACGTACAACAGCGGTCCCGCCCCTGAACCAACCCCCGGTGCGCCGTCGCCGTCCCACGACTTCGACGCACCGGGTTCCGGTGAACCTTGGAACACGCCTTCCGGAGGCTTGAATTGA
- the leuS gene encoding leucine--tRNA ligase, which produces MSETNPAATAPVSADAAPHRYTAAMAAEIEARWQDFWDAEGTYAAPNPKGDLAGDPELVAKPKKFIMDMFPYPSGAGLHVGHPLGYIATDVFARFQRMTGHNVLHTLGFDAFGLPAEQYAVQTGTHPRVSTEANMKNMQSQLRRLGLGHDRRRSFATIDPEYYKWTQWIFLQIFNSWYDDEAKKARPIAELVAQFASGEREVPGHAGRAWSSLSEAERADVLGEYRLAYASDAPVNWCPGLGTVLANEEVTADGRSERGNFPVFKSKLRQWNMRITAYADRLLDDLDQLDWPEAIKLQQRNWIGRSEGARVDFPVDGERITVFTTRPDTLFGATYMVLAPEHPLVEKFTPAVWPEGTRDAWTGGHATPTEAVAAYRAQAASKSDVERQAEAKDKTGVFIGAYATNPVNGEQVPVFVADYVLMGYGTGAIMAVPAHDSRDFEFARAFELPVRCVVEPTDGRGTDTSTWDEAFASYDAKIVNSSGTDVSLDGLGVVEAKERVTEWLERAGAGAGTVNFRLRDWLFSRQRYWGEPFPIVYDEDGIAHPLPDSMLPLELPEVEDYSPRTFDPDDADTKPETPLSRNEDWVHVTLDLGDGRGPRKYRRETNTMPNWAGSCWYELRYLDPHNGERLVDPEIEQYWMGPREGLPHGGVDLYVGGAEHAVLHLLYARFWSKVLFDLGHVSSAEPFHKLFNQGMIQAYVYRDSRGIAVPAAEVEERDGAYYYQGEKVSRLLGKMGKSLKNAVTPDEICAEYGADTLRLYEMAMGPLDVSRPWDTRAVVGQFRLLQRLWRNVVDEDTGELSVADVAESDIDAGTLRALHKAVDGVRQDLEGMRFNTAIAKVTELNNHLTKAGGPVPRSVAERLVLLVAPLAPHVAEELWRKLGHESSVVHEDFPVADPAYVVDETVTCVVQIKGKVKARLEVAPSISEDDLEKAALADEKVVAALGGAGIRKVIVRAPKLVNIVPA; this is translated from the coding sequence ATGAGCGAGACGAACCCCGCGGCGACCGCCCCTGTGTCGGCGGATGCCGCGCCGCACCGCTACACGGCTGCCATGGCCGCCGAGATCGAGGCACGCTGGCAGGACTTCTGGGACGCCGAGGGGACGTACGCCGCGCCGAACCCCAAGGGTGACCTGGCGGGCGACCCGGAGCTGGTCGCCAAGCCCAAGAAGTTCATCATGGACATGTTCCCGTACCCCTCGGGTGCGGGCCTGCACGTCGGCCACCCCCTGGGGTACATCGCCACCGACGTCTTCGCCCGCTTCCAGCGGATGACCGGCCACAACGTCCTGCACACCCTGGGCTTCGACGCCTTCGGCCTGCCCGCCGAGCAGTACGCCGTGCAGACCGGCACGCACCCGCGCGTGTCCACCGAAGCCAACATGAAGAACATGCAGAGCCAGCTGCGCCGGCTGGGTCTGGGCCACGACAGGCGCAGGTCGTTCGCCACGATCGACCCCGAGTACTACAAGTGGACCCAGTGGATCTTCCTGCAGATCTTCAACTCCTGGTACGACGACGAGGCGAAGAAGGCCCGTCCGATCGCCGAGCTGGTCGCGCAGTTCGCCTCCGGTGAGCGGGAGGTCCCGGGCCACGCGGGCCGGGCGTGGAGCAGCCTGAGCGAGGCCGAGCGCGCCGACGTGCTGGGCGAGTACCGCCTGGCCTACGCCTCCGACGCGCCGGTCAACTGGTGCCCCGGACTGGGCACCGTGCTGGCCAACGAGGAGGTCACCGCCGACGGCCGTTCCGAGCGCGGCAACTTCCCCGTCTTCAAGTCCAAGCTGCGCCAGTGGAACATGCGCATCACCGCCTACGCGGACCGGCTGCTGGACGACCTGGACCAGCTGGACTGGCCCGAGGCGATCAAGCTGCAGCAGCGCAACTGGATCGGCCGCTCCGAGGGCGCCCGCGTCGACTTCCCCGTGGACGGCGAGCGCATCACCGTCTTCACCACCCGCCCCGACACCCTGTTCGGCGCGACCTACATGGTGCTGGCGCCCGAGCACCCGCTGGTCGAGAAGTTCACCCCGGCCGTCTGGCCCGAGGGCACCCGCGACGCGTGGACCGGCGGCCACGCCACCCCGACCGAGGCCGTCGCCGCGTACCGCGCGCAGGCCGCCTCCAAGTCCGACGTCGAGCGGCAGGCCGAGGCCAAGGACAAGACCGGCGTCTTCATCGGCGCGTACGCCACCAACCCGGTCAACGGCGAGCAGGTCCCGGTCTTCGTCGCCGACTACGTGCTGATGGGCTACGGCACCGGCGCCATCATGGCCGTCCCGGCGCACGACTCCCGCGACTTCGAGTTCGCGCGCGCCTTCGAGCTGCCCGTCAGGTGCGTCGTCGAGCCGACGGACGGCCGCGGCACCGACACGTCGACGTGGGACGAGGCCTTCGCCTCCTACGACGCGAAGATCGTGAACTCCTCCGGTACGGACGTCTCCCTGGACGGTCTGGGCGTCGTCGAGGCCAAGGAGCGCGTCACCGAGTGGCTGGAGCGCGCCGGAGCCGGTGCGGGCACCGTCAACTTCCGCCTGCGCGACTGGCTGTTCAGCCGCCAGCGCTACTGGGGCGAGCCCTTCCCGATCGTCTACGACGAGGACGGCATCGCCCACCCCCTGCCCGACTCGATGCTGCCGCTGGAGCTGCCGGAGGTCGAGGACTACTCCCCGCGCACCTTCGACCCGGACGACGCCGACACCAAGCCCGAGACCCCGCTGTCCCGCAACGAGGACTGGGTCCACGTCACCCTGGACCTGGGCGACGGCCGCGGCCCGCGCAAGTACCGCCGCGAGACCAACACCATGCCCAACTGGGCCGGCTCCTGCTGGTACGAGCTGCGCTACCTGGACCCGCACAACGGCGAGCGGCTGGTCGACCCCGAGATCGAGCAGTACTGGATGGGCCCGCGCGAGGGCCTGCCGCACGGCGGCGTCGACCTGTACGTCGGCGGCGCCGAGCACGCCGTGCTGCACCTGCTGTACGCGCGCTTCTGGTCCAAGGTGCTGTTCGACCTGGGGCACGTCTCCTCGGCCGAGCCGTTCCACAAGCTGTTCAACCAGGGCATGATCCAGGCCTACGTCTACCGGGACAGCCGCGGCATCGCCGTACCGGCCGCCGAGGTGGAGGAGCGCGACGGCGCCTACTACTACCAGGGCGAGAAGGTCTCCCGGCTGCTGGGCAAGATGGGCAAGTCCCTGAAGAACGCGGTCACCCCCGACGAGATCTGCGCCGAGTACGGCGCCGACACGCTGCGCCTGTACGAGATGGCGATGGGCCCGCTGGACGTGTCGCGGCCGTGGGACACGCGCGCGGTGGTCGGCCAGTTCCGGCTGCTGCAGCGGCTGTGGCGCAACGTCGTCGACGAGGACACCGGCGAGCTGTCCGTGGCGGACGTCGCGGAGAGCGACATCGACGCCGGCACCCTGCGCGCCCTGCACAAGGCCGTCGACGGTGTGCGGCAGGACCTGGAGGGCATGCGGTTCAACACCGCCATCGCCAAGGTCACCGAGCTGAACAACCACCTGACCAAGGCCGGGGGCCCGGTCCCGCGGTCGGTCGCCGAGCGCCTGGTGCTGCTGGTCGCGCCGCTGGCCCCGCACGTCGCCGAGGAGCTGTGGCGCAAGCTGGGGCACGAGTCCTCCGTCGTCCACGAGGACTTCCCGGTCGCCGACCCGGCCTACGTCGTCGACGAGACCGTGACCTGCGTCGTCCAGATCAAGGGCAAGGTCAAGGCACGGCTGGAGGTCGCCCCCTCCATCTCCGAGGACGACCTGGAGAAGGCCGCGCTGGCCGACGAGAAGGTCGTGGCCGCGCTGGGCGGGGCCGGGATCCGCAAGGTGATCGTGCGGGCGCCGAAGCTGGTGAACATCGTCCCCGCCTAG
- a CDS encoding DegV family protein, with amino-acid sequence MSRHVAIVTDSTAYLPARAMERHGITAVPLTVVLGDRALEEGTEISTRSLAQALQKRRPVTTSRPNPELFAETYRRIAESGADGIVSLHLSAELSGTHDAAVVAAREAPVPVRVVDTGMIAMALGFCALAAAETAEAGGTVDEAVTAAEKRAAGTSAYFYVDTLDYLRRGGRIGAAQALFGSALAVKPLLQLEGGRIEPLEKVRTASKAIARLEEIAADRAGGAPVDIAVHHLAAPDRASALADRLRDRVPGLADLHVSEVGAVIGAHTGPGLLGVVVSSR; translated from the coding sequence ATGTCCCGCCATGTCGCTATCGTCACGGATTCAACGGCCTACCTCCCGGCCCGGGCGATGGAGCGGCACGGCATCACCGCGGTACCCCTGACCGTCGTCCTGGGCGACCGGGCCCTGGAAGAGGGCACCGAGATCTCGACCCGTTCCCTGGCCCAGGCACTGCAGAAACGGCGGCCCGTCACCACCTCCCGCCCGAACCCCGAGCTCTTCGCCGAGACCTACCGCAGGATCGCCGAGTCCGGCGCCGACGGCATCGTCTCCCTGCACCTGTCCGCCGAACTCTCCGGCACCCACGACGCGGCCGTCGTCGCGGCGCGCGAGGCGCCCGTCCCGGTCCGCGTCGTGGACACCGGGATGATCGCGATGGCCCTGGGGTTCTGCGCGCTCGCCGCCGCGGAGACGGCGGAGGCGGGCGGCACGGTGGACGAGGCCGTCACCGCCGCGGAGAAGCGCGCCGCGGGCACCTCCGCCTACTTCTACGTCGACACCCTCGACTATCTGCGCCGCGGCGGCCGGATCGGGGCGGCCCAGGCGCTGTTCGGCTCCGCCCTCGCCGTGAAACCCCTGCTCCAGCTGGAGGGGGGCCGCATCGAACCCCTGGAGAAGGTCCGGACGGCGTCCAAGGCCATCGCCCGGCTGGAGGAGATCGCCGCCGACCGGGCGGGCGGCGCGCCCGTCGACATCGCCGTGCACCATCTCGCCGCCCCGGACCGGGCGTCGGCCCTGGCGGACCGCCTGCGGGACCGGGTTCCCGGGTTGGCCGACCTGCACGTGAGCGAGGTCGGCGCGGTGATCGGCGCGCACACGGGGCCGGGGCTGCTGGGGGTCGTGGTCTCGTCGCGGTGA
- a CDS encoding ComEA family DNA-binding protein: MALRSRSRTASATSGPGRAPASDGRLAHRRAPGSRTHARHRSHARHGRRHAAPEELRRRAETLFAERAEGYDHAGHEGAHGETGKGPPLPGLDAPARQGSPLPGLDAPTGPGTAWRERAGSALRERMPLWLQTRCGLERRSVAALSVLLVVAAVFAVQHFWTGRTHPVAAPEVVREAAAYGAGKPEPTAEDRDTAGGSGPKAAATATAGPEIVVDVGGKVRDPGVHSLPAGSRVADALRAAGGVRPGTKTDGLNRARFLVDGEQVIVGAPAPVPRPGAGPAPDGPTGAAGPAAPVSLSTATTDQLDTLPGVGPVLAQHIIDYRTQHGGFRSVDELREVNGIGERRFADLRDLVRP, from the coding sequence ATGGCTCTTCGATCACGCTCACGCACCGCGTCCGCGACCAGTGGCCCGGGCCGCGCCCCGGCCTCCGACGGCCGCCTCGCCCACCGCCGCGCACCCGGCTCCCGCACCCACGCCCGCCACCGTTCCCACGCCCGGCACGGTCGTCGGCACGCGGCGCCGGAGGAGCTGCGGCGCAGGGCGGAGACGCTGTTCGCCGAGCGCGCCGAGGGATACGACCACGCGGGGCACGAGGGGGCCCACGGGGAGACGGGGAAGGGGCCGCCGCTGCCCGGTCTCGACGCTCCCGCCCGCCAGGGGTCGCCGCTGCCCGGTCTCGACGCTCCCACCGGCCCCGGGACGGCCTGGCGGGAGCGTGCCGGGTCGGCGCTGCGGGAGCGGATGCCGCTGTGGTTGCAGACGCGGTGCGGGCTGGAGCGGCGCAGTGTGGCCGCGCTCTCGGTGCTGCTGGTCGTCGCGGCGGTCTTCGCGGTCCAGCACTTCTGGACCGGCCGCACCCATCCCGTGGCGGCGCCCGAGGTGGTGCGGGAGGCGGCGGCATACGGAGCCGGGAAACCGGAGCCGACGGCCGAGGACCGCGACACGGCCGGCGGGTCCGGACCCAAGGCGGCGGCCACGGCGACGGCCGGGCCCGAGATCGTGGTGGACGTCGGCGGCAAGGTCCGCGACCCCGGGGTCCACAGCCTCCCGGCCGGTTCACGCGTCGCGGACGCCCTGCGGGCCGCCGGAGGGGTCAGGCCCGGCACGAAGACCGACGGACTGAACCGCGCCCGCTTCCTGGTGGACGGCGAGCAGGTGATCGTCGGGGCGCCCGCGCCCGTGCCCCGGCCGGGAGCGGGTCCCGCCCCGGACGGGCCGACGGGTGCGGCGGGACCCGCGGCACCGGTGTCCCTCAGCACGGCGACCACCGACCAGCTCGACACCCTCCCCGGCGTCGGCCCGGTCCTCGCCCAGCACATCATCGACTACCGCACCCAGCACGGCGGTTTCCGCTCGGTCGACGAACTGCGCGAGGTCAACGGCATCGGCGAGCGCCGCTTCGCCGACCTGCGGGATCTCGTGCGGCCATGA